CGAAGTGAACTGTCCGTTATATCATTTTCACGGTGACAAAGATTTTGTAGTGCCAATCAATTCCGGAAAAAAACTTTTTGAAACGCTTCACACCGAAAAACCTGAACTCGAAAAGAAATTCATCGAAATTAAAGGCGGCAGCCACGACGATTTATCGAAATTTGAGGAGTTCCAGACCGAACTGAACAGAATTTTGTAGATATTTTCCCGCAGATTACACAGATTTTTAGTAACGCCACCACCATTTCAGACAACATTAAACTTAATCTAACCATAAACTTCATGCTCGATTTTTGCGCTATTGATTTTGAAACCGCCACCCACGAAAGAAATTCAGCGTGTGAAATGGGCATTTGCCTCGTGGAAAACGGAGAAATCGTCGAGACAAAGACCTGGCTCATCAAACCGCCGAGTTTCCCTTACTTTAACCGCCATAATGTTGCGGTGCACGGTATTACAGCGGAAGATGTTCTTTACGCTCCAACTTTTGATGAAATTTGGTACGAAGCTGAAGAAATGCTGTACGGAAATCTGATGATTGCGCACAATGCGGGTTTCGATGCCGGAGTGTTGCGCGGCTGCCTGGATTATTACGGACTTTTCAAACCAAAAATAAAATACCTTTGCTCCATTCAGTTGGCCAAAAAATCGTGGAAAGGGTTACACAGTTACGGTTTAAAAAATCTCGCCAATCAGCATCAGATTGAGTTCAACCATCACAGAGCCGGTGATGACGCAGAAGTCTGTGCAAAATTATCTATGCTTGCCTTCGACCAACTGATGCTCACCAGAAATGAAGAAGTGGCTGATGTGATGAAAAATTCTTTAAAACTGCTTTAAGCAGAAGTTATTTTGTGTCAATCAGTTACTCAAAACCTGCGAATGAAGCGCGAATTTGGGAATTTCAACATCAAAAATTTCCTTTGAAATTAAATTTCTAAAAGTATAAGTGCCGGTCATATTACCAAATCCCGAACGAAGGATTACATTGGAAAAATAACTGAAATCGCCGTCAGGAATAATTTCAGGAGTCAGGCCGATTACACCGTCCCCGGCAACTTCCGTAAACCCGTAACCGACATCGTAAATCAGCCATTTCCGGCGAAGAAGCTGTACCGGAATATTACCGAGATTTTCAATATAGATGTTATACCGGAAAACAAAGCGGTTTTCAGAAGGATAACTGTTTTTATAATCGTAAACCGGCTGTACCGATACCCGAATATTAGAAGTGGTCCTGGACTCCATAATCTGCGATTTGCAAAATACATACAAAAAGGTTGCCTAACTTTTTTCAGCATTAAAACTTTAACGTTGAAATACACTACACCCAGTTCAAAATAAAAAATCCTGCCGTTCTTCACAGCAGGATTTTCATCATGTTTCAGTTAATTCTTAAAGTTCAAGTGCTTTACGTTCATCGCCACCCATCAGGAATTCTACCGGATTGTCAATTGCTTCTTTGATCGCTACCAGGAAGCCAACAGATTCCCTGCCGTCGATGATTCTGTGGTCGTAAGATACGGCAAGATACATCATTGGCCTGATTTCCACCTGTCCGTTCACTGCAACAGGTCGCTGGATGATGTTGTGCATACCCAGGATCGCGGACTGCGGTGGATTGATGATCGGTGTAGAAAGCATGGAGCCGAACACACCACCGTTGGTAATGGTAAACGTACCACCGGTCATTTCATCAACGCTGATGCTTCCGTCCCTTACTTTGTCCGCAAGCGCCTTGATGTTGGCTTCAACACCTCTGAAAGTCATATTTTCTGCATTTCTCAGAACCGGAACCATTAATCCTTTAGGCCCTGAAACTGCAATAGAAATATCGCAGAAATCGTAATTTACCTTGAAATCACCGTCGATAGACGCGTTCACATCCGGATACATCTGCAAGGCTCTGGTAACCGCTTTGGTAAAGAATGACATAAATCCTAAACCTACGCCGTGTTTCGCTGCAAATTCATCCTTATACTGTTTTCTGATTCTGAAGATCTCAGACATATCAACCTCGTTGAAAGTTGTAAGCATGGCCGTCTCGTTCTTCACAGAAACCAATCTCGCGGCCAGCTTTCTTCTGAGCATTGAAAGTTTTGTAGTTGTCATTGCTCTGGAACCCGATGTAGAAGCTGCAGTTCCGAAAGAAGGGGCAGCTTTCACAGCATCTTCCTTGGTTATCCTTCCGTCTCTGCCAGTTCCCTGTACCTGTGAAGCCTCCATTCCCTTTTCATCCAGAACTTTTTTAGCAGCCGGTGACGGTGTTCCGGTCGCGTAAGTTGCTGCAGGTTTTGGTTCTTCTTTTTTAGGTTCTTCTTTTTTAGGTTCTTCTTTTGGAGCTTCCGCGGGTTTTTCTTCAGCTTTTGGAGCTTCAGCAGCCGGTGCAGCAGCTGCGCCTTCAGGTTTCGCAGCATCCATATCGATCAGGCAAACCACCTGGCCTACCTGCACCACTTCGCCTTCTTCGGCTTTCAGGGTAATTACACCGCTCTGCTCAGCCGGAAGCTCAAGAGTCGCTTTATCAGAATCCACTTCTGCAATTGGCTGGTCTTTTTCTACGTAATCACCGTCTTTTACTAACCACGTTGCGATTTCAACTTCTGTGATCGATTCGCCCGGTGAAGGAACTTTCATTTCTAGAACTGACATATCTTAAGTTTTTTATTTCTTTAAATTTAAATTATCGTTAATTATGCTGTTACAGGCCTACTGTTAGGGGCGTCGTTGGTACCGAAAACACTGTTGATCACAGCCGTCTGGTTTCTTTCAAACATTTTGTGGCTGCCCGGCGCAGGTGCTCCGCTCGGAACCGGTGCAATAACCTGAATTCCGGTATCCCGGAAGTTTCTCAGTATATAAGACCATGCGCCCATATTCTCAGGTTCTTCCTGTGCCCAGATCAATTCTTTTCTGTTAGCATATTTAGCAAAAATCTCAGCGATTTTATCTTCCTGAATCGGATAAAGCTGCTCTAATCTTACCAGCGCTACGTCATCCCTGCCCAGTTCTTCTTTCTTAGCAAGAAGTTCATAGTACAGTTTCCCTGAGCATAGCACCAGTTTTTCAACTTTTGCAGCATCAGCGGCAGCGTCATCAATGATGGGCTGGAACTGCCCGTTTGCCAAATCTTCAAATGTTGAAATTACTCTTGGATGTCTTAACAGCGATTTGGGCGACATGATCACCAATGGTTTTCTAAAGCCGAATTTAAGCTGTCTTCTCAGTGCGTGGAACAGGTTGGCAGGCGTCGTGAAATTACCTACGATCATATTTTCGTTGGCGCAAAGCGTAAGGAATCTTTCAAGCCTTGCTGAAGAGTGTTCCGCGCCCTGACCTTCAGAACCGTGTGGTAAAAGCATCACCAGACCGTCCTGGATTTTCCATTTTTCCTCGGCAGCAACCAGATACTGGTCAACAATGATCTGTGCACCGTTTACGAAATCACCAAACTGCGCTTCCCAAACCGTAAGCGTATTTGGCGAAGCCATCGCATAACCATAATCGAAACCAAGCACGCCATATTCAGAAAGGTGCGAGTTGTAAACATCAAACTGTGAGTCTGAGATGTGTCTCAAAGGGATGTATTCTTCTTCACTGTCCTCGGTTTTCACTACAGCGTGGCGGTGAGAGAAAGTTCCTCTTTCAACGTCTTCACCCGATATTCTCACGCCCTTTCCTTCGCTGAGCAAAGTTGCGTAAGCCAACCACTCACCAAGTGCCCAGTCCAGCGTGTTCGCATCAATCTGTTTCAGTCTTGTCTCGAACAGACGGGTAATCTTGTTGATGAATTTTTTATCTTTTGGCAAAGTTGACATCTGAACGGCCAACTCTTTCAGCTTACTGATGTCGAATGATGTATCAACAGGAGACTGAAGCGCTCCTCTTTTGCAAAGCGGGAACTCCTTCCAGTCGTCTTCCATGAAGATATCCATTGTATTTTTCTGGATTTCTTTGGATGCGTCGAAGTTTTCATCAAGCAAAGCCTTGAATTCGGTTTCCATTTTCTTCAGAACCTCATCAGAAACTACATTCTCGCTGAAAAGCTGTTCTTTGTAAATCTCACGCGGATTTTTGTGTTTTGAAATCTGTTTATAAAGGTTTGGCTGCGTAAAACGCGGTTCATCACCTTCGTTGTGGCCGTATTTTCTGTAGCCCAGCAAATCGATATAAACATCTTTGCCAAACTTCGCACGGTACTCGGCAGCGAATCTGATGGCGTGTACCACCGCTTCCACATCGTCCGCATTCACGTGCATTACCGGTGAATTGGTAACCTTGGCAATATCGGTACAGTAAATTGATGAACGGGCATCAAGATAATTGGTGGTAAATGAAACCTGGTTGTTTACGACAATATGAACAGAACCGCCGGTTTTATAACCTTCAAGCGTCATCATCTGCGCCACTTCATAAACGATTCCCTGGCCGGCGATGGCACCGTCACCGTGAATCACAATTGGAAGCACTTTACCGTAATCGCCTTTATATTTGTGGTCTACCTTTGCGCGGCAGATCCCCATTACCAAAGAAGCCACCGTTTCCAGATGCGACGGGTTTGGCGTTAAGTTGATGGCGACTTCTTCCCCGTTCGCCGTGGTTATTTTTTTGGATGAACCCAGGTGATATTTCACGTCGCCCGAGAACACATCCTCTTCAAACTCTTTACCTTCAAATTCTGAGAAAATCTGTTTGTAGGATTTTCCGAAAATATTGGTTAAAACATTCAGCCTTCCTCTGTGCGCCATCCCAAGAACCACTTCGTCCACACC
The sequence above is a segment of the Chryseobacterium taklimakanense genome. Coding sequences within it:
- a CDS encoding 3'-5' exonuclease; this translates as MLDFCAIDFETATHERNSACEMGICLVENGEIVETKTWLIKPPSFPYFNRHNVAVHGITAEDVLYAPTFDEIWYEAEEMLYGNLMIAHNAGFDAGVLRGCLDYYGLFKPKIKYLCSIQLAKKSWKGLHSYGLKNLANQHQIEFNHHRAGDDAEVCAKLSMLAFDQLMLTRNEEVADVMKNSLKLL
- the apaG gene encoding Co2+/Mg2+ efflux protein ApaG produces the protein MESRTTSNIRVSVQPVYDYKNSYPSENRFVFRYNIYIENLGNIPVQLLRRKWLIYDVGYGFTEVAGDGVIGLTPEIIPDGDFSYFSNVILRSGFGNMTGTYTFRNLISKEIFDVEIPKFALHSQVLSN
- a CDS encoding 2-oxoglutarate dehydrogenase E1 component; this translates as MDRFSFLNAAHSQFIEDLYQQYLKYPDSLEPSWKAFFQGFDFALENYGEDDNYSAAPSQALNAAAVNSFSQNGEIPEDIKKEFKVLDLINAYRQRGHLFTKTNPVRERRHYEPTLAIENFGLSQADLNKKFNSATEIGMPQAATLQEIITNLEKIYCDSIGVEYMHMESVEEKDWIRKWLQVNENHPTLSADEKTEILHKLNQAVAFENYLHTKFVGQKRFSLEGGESLIPALDQLITRSSQLGVDEVVLGMAHRGRLNVLTNIFGKSYKQIFSEFEGKEFEEDVFSGDVKYHLGSSKKITTANGEEVAINLTPNPSHLETVASLVMGICRAKVDHKYKGDYGKVLPIVIHGDGAIAGQGIVYEVAQMMTLEGYKTGGSVHIVVNNQVSFTTNYLDARSSIYCTDIAKVTNSPVMHVNADDVEAVVHAIRFAAEYRAKFGKDVYIDLLGYRKYGHNEGDEPRFTQPNLYKQISKHKNPREIYKEQLFSENVVSDEVLKKMETEFKALLDENFDASKEIQKNTMDIFMEDDWKEFPLCKRGALQSPVDTSFDISKLKELAVQMSTLPKDKKFINKITRLFETRLKQIDANTLDWALGEWLAYATLLSEGKGVRISGEDVERGTFSHRHAVVKTEDSEEEYIPLRHISDSQFDVYNSHLSEYGVLGFDYGYAMASPNTLTVWEAQFGDFVNGAQIIVDQYLVAAEEKWKIQDGLVMLLPHGSEGQGAEHSSARLERFLTLCANENMIVGNFTTPANLFHALRRQLKFGFRKPLVIMSPKSLLRHPRVISTFEDLANGQFQPIIDDAAADAAKVEKLVLCSGKLYYELLAKKEELGRDDVALVRLEQLYPIQEDKIAEIFAKYANRKELIWAQEEPENMGAWSYILRNFRDTGIQVIAPVPSGAPAPGSHKMFERNQTAVINSVFGTNDAPNSRPVTA
- the odhB gene encoding 2-oxoglutarate dehydrogenase complex dihydrolipoyllysine-residue succinyltransferase translates to MSVLEMKVPSPGESITEVEIATWLVKDGDYVEKDQPIAEVDSDKATLELPAEQSGVITLKAEEGEVVQVGQVVCLIDMDAAKPEGAAAAPAAEAPKAEEKPAEAPKEEPKKEEPKKEEPKPAATYATGTPSPAAKKVLDEKGMEASQVQGTGRDGRITKEDAVKAAPSFGTAASTSGSRAMTTTKLSMLRRKLAARLVSVKNETAMLTTFNEVDMSEIFRIRKQYKDEFAAKHGVGLGFMSFFTKAVTRALQMYPDVNASIDGDFKVNYDFCDISIAVSGPKGLMVPVLRNAENMTFRGVEANIKALADKVRDGSISVDEMTGGTFTITNGGVFGSMLSTPIINPPQSAILGMHNIIQRPVAVNGQVEIRPMMYLAVSYDHRIIDGRESVGFLVAIKEAIDNPVEFLMGGDERKALEL